The Aestuariibaculum lutulentum genome segment CAACTAATATTGCCAATCCAACCCATGATAATGCACCGGCAGGTACTTATAACCTGACCTTAACAGTTACTGATGACAACGGCTGTGAGGATACCGATACCGTTCAATTGGTTGTATATCCAAATCCAACGGCAGAGGCAGGTGATGATGATGCGGTATGTTATGATGACGGTGTAAACACAATGCAGTTAGACGGTTCAGCCAGTGGCGGAACCAGTCCTTATAGTTATGCATGGAGTGGAGACACTACGTATTTAAGTGCGACCAATATCGCCAATCCAACCCATGATAATGCACCGGCAGGTACTTATAACCTGACCTTAACAGTAACTGATGACAATGGCTGTGAGGATACCGATACCGTTCAATTGGTTGTATATCCAAATCCAGAAGTTACTGTAACAGCTGAAAACATTTGTCCGGGAACACCAACCTTAATCTCAGCAGTACCTGCACCAGAAGGAACTTATACTTACGAATGGTCATTTCTAGGTATCCCAGATGATGTAATAATATGGAACAATATGAATATAGGTAATGTAGCAAGTTTTGAATCTGAATTAATTGGTACTTACACGGTGATTGTAACAGATGAAAACGGATGTCAGGCAACTAATCAGAAAACTGTTGGTTTTGCAAGTGTTCAGGCAGCACCAGTTACACAACCAAAAAGCATTTGTATAAGTAATTTACTAGATGTGTTTAAAGGCTTGTTAAATTTAGTTAGTGATGATCCAAATGCAGAAGTTCCTGAAGATGCTGTTATCGTATTCTCAACACTCGTAAGAATAGTGAATGGTGATATTGATCCTAACTTTGGTGAAATAGATTTAGGAAATATTCAGATACCTGATAATATCGATGTCGGTGCGATAGCAGACTTTATAGTAGGACAATATCAGGTAGTTGTAAGATATCAAACATCAAGTGGTTGTATTTCTACGCAATCATCAAGTATACCTATAACCATTTATGACACACCTGTTTGTGAAGGTCTAATTAGTGCTAATGATGATTCATATTGTTCAAATGGCACAATTAACTTGGTATTCAGTGGTGAATATAATCCTGATTATACCTATGTATGGGCTGGTGTTGGTAATGATGCAGTAATCACTATGGGCGAAAATGGTAATGCAACGGCAACCGGAGCTCAAAATGGTGATGAGTTCAGTTTAACTATAATCAATACCAATGGTACCGAAGAGATTGACGACGATTGTTTAAGTATTTGTTACACCGATGTTGAAATTGGACCATGTGTTGAAAATTGTGGTACAGCATATGCTAAATTAGCCGATGATATTGAATTAGATGATCATTATGATGACAACGGTGCTATTTGTTTTATTGGTTTAGAAGATTTAAATAATAATCGTTGGGGCTGGACGAATAAGATAAACTGTGAAGGCGATTATGAAATGCCAATTTACCGAGGAGCAGGTCAATGCGACATAAGTAAAGGACAATTAGTTGGTACAGCTCATGTTTCGTATGTTGATGGAGGCGTTACTGTCAATTTCGATATCGATGATGACAAAGTACTAAGTGAAGCGCATGTTTATGTAGGGTGCAAACCATTACCAATGAAGAAAAAAGGAGGATATTACACCACAGCGCCAGGTAATTATCCGTTTAATCCGTCAATTAGTTGTAATGGATCTGATACTTATGTACAGAATTACACCGTAACCGTTAATGCCGAAGAATTAGATATGGATTTTACAGGAGGTATATTTGTCGTGATCCACACCGTTGTTTGTGACTTAGTTTGCTCTGCAGATGATGAAACTTGTGTATCTCAAATTGTTTCTGAAGAATGCGAAGGCGGTTCTCAGGCATTTACAACTACGAATGTAGATTGTTACGATGAAAAATATGATACAGATAATGATGGTGTATTAGATACTTGTGATGAATGTCCTAAGGTTTATGGCGAAGGTGAAAATGGATGCCCGATATTACAAGCTAAAGTTGATAGTTCTAAAGAGTCGGTTAACTTTACTGCATATCCGGTACCATTTAAACAAGAGGTAAATCTTAAATACATGTTTGAATATGACACCGATGTGAATATTGAAGTGTTTGATACCAAAGGCGCTTTAATTAAAAAAGCAATTGATAACAATTACATTAAAGGAACTTATGGTGTTAAAACATTAGATATGTCAGATACAGATAGTCAACTGTTCTTTGTGAGAATGACAACGAATCGAGGATATATGATTAAGAAAATTGTATCAGATAAATAGTATAGTTTATAATAACCAATCAAAAAAGGAGCAGCTCAAAACAGAGTTGCTTCTTTTTTTTGTCAGAAAACCATTGAAATTTGCAACTCATCAAAAAAAAAATAGCAGTAGAAATCTTTTTTGTAAATTAATAGTATTAACCTGCTGAAGTAAAAAGAGTTGTGGTAAGAGTTTATAGTATAAATATTAATTCTTTAAAAATCTTACAAATATGAAAAAAAATACCCTTCTTTGTTTTGTTACAATCGCCTTCTTTAATCTAAACTTGTACGCACAACCTGCAAACGACAATTGCAGTGGCGCATTTCCAATTATTCTCGACAATCCTGCTATACTAGTTACTATAGATAATACAGCAACAGGATCTTTAACCCCAGGCGACCCTGGTTGTGGAAATTATGCAGGGTCTGATTTATGGTATAGTGTTGTTGTTCCTGCTTCTGGAGGAATAAGTATAATTACGAGTTCAAGTGGCAGTTCAATAGATGATACAGGGCTAGCTGCTTATAAAGGGGTAGATTGTGATAATTTAACTATTATAAAATGTAACGATGATATAAGTGGTTCCAATACATTTTCTCAAATTAATTTAGCAGAGGCTGAAGGTACGACCATTTACATTCGTGTCTGGGAATATGATGGATTTACATCAACAGGAACATTCAATATTGAAGTACAATCGCTCACACCACCTCCTGTGGCAACCAATGATGAATGTGCAGATGCTATAGAATTATCTTTAAAAGCTATTTGTGAACCTGTAATTGGTTCTAATAACGCTACAGCGTCAAGTGGCGTACCTGGTACGGGATGTGGTGCATATGAAGGTGGTGATGTCTGGTATAAAATTAAAGTACCTTTAAGCGGCCATGTTATTGTCGAAACTACAGAAGATGATTTATCTATTGATGATGGCGCTATAGCTATTTATTCGGGTGATTGCGGCAACTTAGCATTAATGAATTGTGATGACAGCGGCAATGGTAATAATACAATATATGACTTTGGGAGGATTGAATTGACTGGTCTTACGCCTGACGATATGTTATATGTTCGATTTTGGGCCTTTGAGAACGAAGATTTAGGGACGTTTAAAATTTGTGCAATAGATCCTGAAGCACTTTCAATTATAGATTTTGAGCAACCAGTATTTAAAATGTTTCCTAATCCGGTAAGTAAGAATCAGGATGTAAATATTCAAATTAATAACGTTAAAAATCCTTCTATAGATATTGCTTTGTATGATATGCAAGGTAAATTGGTTTTAACAAACTTAGGTGTTGAAAATAGCGAACAAATTCATTTTTCGGTTAACAGGTTGTTATCCGGAATATATTTTCTTAAAATAATTTGTGATGACAAAATTCTAACCAAAAAATTAATAGTCAATTAATGGATAATTATTAGTTAATAAAGCTCCCCGTTACCCGGAAATCTATTTTATGTAAATCCTGCTTTTTAAGTTTTAAAACATGTATTTATGAATAAAATAGGTTTCATTTTTGTTTTATTATTTTGTTTTGTTTCAAAAAACGCATTTGGTCAAGTAGCTCCACCTGTTAATGATATTTGCGGTGGTGCAATAGAACTACCTGTTGATATTTCGGGAGAATGCACTCCGCTTTTGGTAACAGTAAATGCTGATGTAGAAGATTCAATGATTGCAGATCCTGGTTGTGCAGATTATCAGGGGGACGATTTATGGTATAGAGTAATTGTACCTTCAAGTGGTGGTGTTAGAATTCAAACTAGCATAAGTGATGGTTCAATAACTGATACAGGGTTAGCTGTTTATAAAGGCTTAGATTGTAGTAGTTTATCCCTAATATCATGTAATGATGATATTTCAAATAGCAGTTTTTTTTCAGGCTTAACTATTGCCGAATCAGCAGGAACCACTGTTTATGTTCGGGTTTGGGAATATGGAGGTTCGTTAGATTCGGGAACTTTTAATATTTGTGCTTTTAGCATTGTGCCGCCTCCCATAGCTTCAAATGATGATTGCAGTTCAGCAATAAGTTTAGATATAGGCGTTACCTGTAGTTCTGTAATAGGTTCTAATAATGCAACCAATTCTGAAGATATAGACCCTACCATTCCGGGAGTAGGTTGTGGCTCTTATGAAGGTCGAGATGTTTGGTATACCGTAACAATTCCATCTAGTAGAAATATTGTTATTGAAACTTATGAGGACGATGGTTCCATTACCGATGCGGGTATGGCAATTTATAGTGGGAATTGTGGGCCCAATAGTTTGTCTTTATTAAGCTGTGACGATGACAGTAACGAAGGATTAAATACTACATTTAAATTTGAACGAATTGAGTTAACAAATTTAAGTCAGGGTCAGGTTATTTACATACGGATTTGGTCTTTTAATAATTCTGAATTAGGAACTTTTAATATTTGTGCGATTGATCCTGGTTCACTGGATGATGATAATGATGGAGATGGATATTCTGAAAACCAAGGGGATTGTAATGATGCTAATCCCAGTTTTTACCCAGGAGCT includes the following:
- a CDS encoding T9SS type A sorting domain-containing protein, with product MKKNTLLCFVTIAFFNLNLYAQPANDNCSGAFPIILDNPAILVTIDNTATGSLTPGDPGCGNYAGSDLWYSVVVPASGGISIITSSSGSSIDDTGLAAYKGVDCDNLTIIKCNDDISGSNTFSQINLAEAEGTTIYIRVWEYDGFTSTGTFNIEVQSLTPPPVATNDECADAIELSLKAICEPVIGSNNATASSGVPGTGCGAYEGGDVWYKIKVPLSGHVIVETTEDDLSIDDGAIAIYSGDCGNLALMNCDDSGNGNNTIYDFGRIELTGLTPDDMLYVRFWAFENEDLGTFKICAIDPEALSIIDFEQPVFKMFPNPVSKNQDVNIQINNVKNPSIDIALYDMQGKLVLTNLGVENSEQIHFSVNRLLSGIYFLKIICDDKILTKKLIVN